A window of the Odocoileus virginianus isolate 20LAN1187 ecotype Illinois chromosome 20, Ovbor_1.2, whole genome shotgun sequence genome harbors these coding sequences:
- the ZNF285 gene encoding LOW QUALITY PROTEIN: zinc finger protein 285 (The sequence of the model RefSeq protein was modified relative to this genomic sequence to represent the inferred CDS: inserted 4 bases in 2 codons; substituted 5 bases at 5 genomic stop codons), producing the protein MIKLQETLTFKDVAMVFSKEELALLDSAQINLYHDVMLENFRTLVSVEDRIKNPNLMNLWGKGLSYLSPEVLYFXQIWNQRISELIVSHDYVIMNLQGDCPQYLGDISLCEEWTGVXSKISENKNHVINAIYLENQDITAWKSLTQVLTRESWKKGNLMTEPHNPQRKQIEEKLDGCAWCDDSSLQTLSDYDDSQECKGEELCRYTNCGKHLVIKSTVKHSHMVHAVWHAFRCNNFGMGFTDDARVHHSAHMGGKSYKHHLYGRDFSQSSERTVHDKTHSGEKTCEGQEWAQGCRQXSDLPRNPNGPPGDKPYKCMECGKGFSCNSSLHNHRQVHTGEMPYTCDVCGKGFRFGSLLCICQRVHSGKRPYKCTECGKDFDQSSNLLVHQKVHTGEKPYKCSECGKCFGSSSDLQVHQKLHMGEKPYRCDECGKRFSQSTYLHIQXRVHIGEKPYKCDVCRKAFTYSSVLHTHQRVHTGEKPYTCQVCSKDISYSSYVHLYQRDHTEEKPYQCDKCWKGFSWNSDLHVHLXVHTGERPYXCKKCGEGISCNSYLLAHXRVHRDEMDYACHEHDKAQEIYSLDFPTQLRLRKRTETL; encoded by the exons AAGACAGGATTAAAAACCCTAACCTTATGAACCTTTGGGGAAAAGGCTTGAGTTACCTCTCACCAGAAGTGCTCTACTTTTGACAGATTTGGAACCAAAGGATCAGTGAATTGATCGTGAGTCATGATTATGTTATTATGAATCTGCAAGGAGATTGTCCCCAGTATTTAGGAGACATTTCCCTCTGTGAAGAGTGGACAGGAGT TTCTaagatttctgaaaataaaaaccatgtaataaatgccatttatttagaaaatcaaGACATTACAGCTTGGAAAAGCCTAACACAGGTCCTTACCCGAGAATCTTGGAAGAAAGGCAACCTAATGACTGAGCCCCATAATCCTCAGAGAAAGCAGATAGAAGAGAAACTGGATGGATGTGCTTGGTGTGATGACAGCTCCCTTCAGACCTTGAGTGATTATGATGATTCCCAAGAATGTAAAGGAGAGGAACTTTGTAGATACACCAACTGTGGGAAACATTTGGTTATAAAGTCAACAGTCAAACACAGTCACATGGTCCATGCAGTGTGGCATGCTTTCAGATGTAATAACTTTGGAATGGGCTTCACAGATGATGCTCGTGTTCATCACAGTGCTCACATGGGAGGAAAATCTTATAAACACCATCTGTATGGAAGGGACTTTAGCCAGAGCTCAGAGCGTACTGTTCACGATAAAACCCATTCAGGGGAGAAAACTTGTGAAGGTCAAGAGTGGGCTCAGGGCTGCAGACA CTCAGACCTTCCTAGGAATCCCAATGGCCCTCCAGGAGACAAGCCCTATAAATGCATGGAATGTGGCAAGGGCTTCAGTTGCAATTCCTCTCTTCACAACCATCGCCAAGTTCACACGGGGGAGATGCCCTACACCTGTGATGTGTGTGGGAAGGGGTTCAGATTCGGGTCACTCCTGTGTATCTGTCAGAGGGTCCACAGTGGGAAAAGGCCGTATAAGTGCACCGAGTGTGGGAAGGACTTTGATCAGAGCTCCAACCTTCTTGTCCATCAGAAGGTCCACACAGGGGAGAAACCCTACAAATGCAGCGAGTGTGGAAAATGCTTCGGTTCCAGCTCAGATCTCCAAGTTCACCAGAAGCTGCACATGGGGGAGAAGCCTTATAGGTGTGATGAGTGTGGGAAGAGGTTCAGCCAAAGCACATACCTGCACATTCAATAGAGGGTCCACATTGGGGAGAAACCCTACAAGTGTGATGTGTGCAGGAAGGCTTTCACCTACAGCTCAGTTCTGCATACTCATCAGAGAGTTCACACAGGAGAAAAGCCTTACACGTGCCAAGTGTGTAGCAAGGACATCAGTTACAGCTCCTATGTTCACTTGTATCAGAGAGAtcacaccgaagagaagccataTCAATGCGACAAGTGTTGGAAGGGCTTCAGTTGGAACTCAGATCTTCACGTTCATCTCTGAGTCCACACAGGAGAGAGGCCCTATTAGTGTAAGAAGTGTGGGGAGGGCATCAGTTGTAATTCATATCTTCTTGCCCATTAGAGAGTTCATAGGGATGAGATGGACTATGCATGTCATGAGCACGACAAGGCTCAGGAAATATATAGCTTGGACTTTCCTACTCAGCTAAGACTGCGCAAGAGGACAGAAACATTATAA